The following proteins are encoded in a genomic region of Dasypus novemcinctus isolate mDasNov1 chromosome 21, mDasNov1.1.hap2, whole genome shotgun sequence:
- the TMC8 gene encoding transmembrane channel-like protein 8, protein MLPQGWEPAGPDPRARGPERAGEELWEQEMERLCSSRAPVRTLPYAMVDKRFIQQLREPEGVQSSCWERWRRRRRTAGRRLWEAARRLAQGFGLWEGALYEIGGLFGTGIQSYFTFLRFLLLLNLLTLLPAAGLVLLPLAWLRLPAPGPTLNLTLQCPGDHPPQTALPNVHGRFWDVLTGKAFASTYLFYGAYRAGPESGSAYSIRLAYLLSPLACLILCFCGTLQRMVKGLPQRLFLGQDYRTPLSAQLFSSWDFCIRGREAATIKKHEISNEFKVELEEVRRFQLVQRQSRAQRACHLLTYLRVNVLIGLLVVGAISAIFWATKYSQDNKEESLFVLLQYLPPGVIALVNFLGPLLFVFLVQLENYPPNTEVNLTLIWCVVLKLSSLGMFSFSLGQTMLCLGRNKTSCEPLGYACDYQCWENSVGEELYKLSTFNFLLTVAFAFLVTLPRRLLVERLSGRFWVWLDREEFLVPKNVLDIVAGQTVTWMGLFYCPLLPLLNSIFIFLTFYIKKYTLLRNSRASPRLFRASSSTFFFQLVLLLGLLLAAVPLGYVVSSIHSSWDCGLFSNYSAPWQVVPELVALRLSPTTQSALYYLGSHAFSFPLLILLSLVLTVCVSQSQANSRAIEGLRKQLVWQVQEKWHLVADLSRLLPEPGPSSSPGPQSPRSQASHPRSLCPGFPCPGSPAPRSHGPGPCPPGAAAPLSPRHGPLSAPDPACRFRFPSAAQM, encoded by the exons ATGCTGCCGCAGGGGTGGGAGCCGGCCGGACCGGACCCCCGGGCGCGGGGCCCCGAGCGGGCAGGCGAGGAGCTGTGGGAGCAGGAGATGGAGCGGCTGTGCTCCTCCAGGGCGCCCGTGCGCACGCTGCCCTACGCCATGGTGGACAAGCGCTTCATCCA GCAGCTGCGGGAGCCCGAGGGGGTGCAGAGCTCGTGCTGGGAGCGCTGGCGGCGCCGGCGGCGGACTGCAGGGCGGCGCCTCTGGGAGGCAGCGCGGCGGCTGGCCCAGGGCTTTGGGCTCTGGGAGGGGGCGCTCTACGAGATCGGGG GCCTCTTCGGCACCGGGATCCAGTCCTACTTCACCTTCCTCCGCTTCCTGCTGCTGCTCAACCTGCTGACCCTCCTGCCGGCCGCCGGCCTCGTGCTGCTgcccctggcctggctccgcctcCCGGCCCCGGGCCCCACCCTGAACCTGA CCCTCCAGTGCCCTGGCGACCACCCGCCCCAGACCGCCCTTCCGAATGTCCACGGCCGGTTCTGGGACGTCTTGACTGGCAAG GCCTTCGCCAGCACCTATCTCTTCTACGGCGCCTACCGAGCGGGACCCGAGAGCGGCTCGGCCTACAGCATCCGCCTGGCCTACCTCCTCAGCCCCTTGGCCTGCCTGATCCTCTGCTTCTGCGGGACGCTGCAGCG GATGGTGAAGGGGCTGCCCCAGAGGCTGTTCCTGGGCCAGGACTACCGGACGCCGCTCAGCGCCCAGCTCTTCTCGTCCTGGGACTTCTGCATCCGCGGGCGGGAGGCTGCCACCATCAAGAAGCACGAGATCAGCAACGAGTTCAAG GTGGAGCTGGAGGAGGTCCGCCGTTTCCAGCTGGTGCAGCGGCAGTCCCGGGCCCAGCGCGCCTGCCACTTGCTCACCTACCTGCGCGTCAACGTCCTCATCGGGCTGCTGGTGGTCGGGGCCATCAGCGCCATCTTCTGGGCCACCAAGTACTCGCAGGACAACAAGGAG GAGTCCCTGTTTGTGCTGCTGCAGTACCTGCCCCCTGGGGTCATCGCCCTCGTCAACTTCCTGGGGCCCCTGCTATTTGTGTTCCTTGTCCAGCTGGAGAACTATCCTCCCAACACTGAGGTCAACCTCACCCTGATCTG gTGCGTCGTCCTGAAGCTGTCCAGCCTGGGCATGTTCTCCTTCTCGCTGGGCCAGACCATGCTGTGCCTGGGCAGGAACAAGACCAGCTGCGAGCCGCTGGGCTACGCCTGTGACTACCAG TGCTGGGAGAACTCGGTGGGGGAGGAGCTGTACAAGCTGAGCACCTTCAACTTCCTGCTGACCGTGGCCTTCGCCTTCCTGGTCACCCTGCCTCGGAG GCTGCTGGTGGAGCGCCTCTCGGGCCGCTTCTGGGTCTGGCTGGACCGCGAGGAGTTCCTGGTGCCCAAGAACGTGCTGGACATCGTGGCCGGGCAGACGGTCACCTGGATGGGCCTCTTCTACTGCCCCCTGCTGCCCCTGCTCAACAGCATCTTCATCTTCCTCACCTTCTACATCAAGAAG TACACACTCCTGAGGAACTCCAGGGCGTCCCCCCGCCTCTTCCGCGCCTCCAGCTCCACCTTCTTCTTCCAGCTGGTCCTCCTGTTGGGCCTGCTCCTGGCCGCAGTGCCCCTGGGCTACGTGGTCAGCAG TATCCACTCCTCCTGGGACTGCGGCCTCTTCTCCAACTACTCGGCGCCCTGGCAGGTGGTCCCGGAGCTGGTGGCCCTCCGGCTCTCGCCCACCACCCAAAGCGCCCTGTACTACCTGGGGTCCCACGCCTTCAGCTTCCCCCTCCTCATCCTGCTCAG CCTGGTGCTGACTGTATGCGTGTCCCAGTCCCAGGCCAACTCGAGAGCCATCGAGGGCCTCCGGAAGCAGCTGGTGTGG CAAGTCCAGGAGAAGTGGCACCTGGTGGCGGACCTGTCGCGGCTGCTGCCGGAGCCGGGCCCGAGCAGCTCCCCGGGGCCCCAGTCCCCTCGCTCCCAAGCCTCGCATCCACGGTCCCTGTGCCCCGGATTCCCGTGCCCTGGCTCCCCGGCTCCCAGGTCCCACGGGCCGGGACCCTGCCCCCCGGGTGCGGCCGCGCCGCTCTCCCCGCGCCATGGACCGCTCAGCGCCCCGGACCCCGCCTGCAGATTCCGCTTCCCCAGCGCCGCGCAGATGTAG